The DNA region ATTTTGAGCTTCTCATTTTGTCAATCTGTGCCATACTGTATTCTTTTCTGTTTGAAGcacaatatattttatcaaCAGTAATCCTTTCCCTCCACAGCTCCACCAGAGCATATATTTAATCCTCCCTTATTCACAATCCCACCAAATCACATAAAAAAGCCACCACTTTTACTTCcaataaataatcaataatgGTACTACAAACAAACCCTTCATATCatatgaaaatgttttcatGCAACTATAACACTAGAATCTGAAAGACTAACAtatcaagtgttttttttttaactcaatcCCATTGAAGAAAATGGACTGATCCTTTACTCTTTATTTAGACAAAGCAAATCATGATGTATTCATAGTGCATCCATAGCACTTAAATGCTGTATCTATGATTGCATCCTTAGCACTTAAATTCCATATTTATGAAGTAAATATatgcttttttaaaattaacacataaatttaaatatgaattgaAAAGACCACAGTCCAGACACTTACAGCTGAAATATTGCATGATGTAACTGCTGGCATCCGAAGGAGATATCATTCTAGTTTGAAGCTTTAATAGCATGTCATCAGTTTTAACATGCAATTCCTTCCCTTTGCGATCTTCACTTCCCATGAAGATCTTCCTTACACAGTCAAGCTCTTTCATCAAGGTTTCAAGCCCCCAATCCTTTGCGCAACACATGAAGACGTCCTTAACGAAACCAAACATTTCTGAGGCATGTCCACAGCCAATACAATGAAACTGCATCTCCGAGGTCCCTGAAGGCCCCTTCAAGCTAGGCCCAGGCTTGATAAGATTCCTCTGAATGCCACAAGTAGCATGGCACCAATGTGAACAAACATCACATCCAATCCAACTACAAGTGTTGCTTGCACAATCAAAGTTCAAACAGACAGGACACATGCAAGAACTGCAAAAGCCCTTGTTCCCTGAGCAAATCTTGCAGTCACAATCATCAACAGGAAGCAAATGCTTGCAGGTTACATTCCTACACCTCTTAAACAAGAAAACCTCTACCATCTCAGACAACTGAATCTGACTAGATAGGAAGCTAGCAAGCCCCATCTTGACAGCCACTAAAACCTCTAATTGCACCTTATGGCACTTTGAAAGACTCTCCTTGGTAAGGTCAGATCTTCTCTCGAGCCGGCTTTGCAGGCTTACCAGTTCCTCTTTCTTCTCAGGCTTCTCAATGAGATTCCTCAAGTATTCCTTAGTTGATGCTATGACATCATCAGTAAGCTCCTGAATTGTCAATGTCATGACAGGTATAGACTCTGAAACAATTTCCCTAACAATCCTCTCTGGCCTAGAAATCTTCCTTGCCTTCCCATCATCCAAGACTCTCAGATTCTCAGAATTCCTCCCTCTTGAGTCCCCTGACTGAGCCTCAAACCTTGGCCTTGCTGGCAACTCTGAAGGGAAAAAAGAATGGTTATCTGAACTAGTAGTAGTTTTATACTGACTATTATTATTACCTTGCATAAAGGAACTaataccaccaccaccaccatggtTGGATAAACCAACCAAGCCATCTCTAATTGGCTTGAACCTACTATGCACTGAGCCATTAGTTCCCTCTCCACAGTTCCAAATTTGGTCATCTTTGCTCACTGAGTAATCAAACATATCAGTTGAATTGTGGGTGAGTGAACAACTTGGGTTGTGAGAGAAAGGGTGGGAATAAGAGTAAGACAAAGAAGCTGCAGTGTAGTCATTGGAATATGAAGTGTGAGTAGTGGATGATGGCCTGCAAGGATTAGTCCTAACTTGTTGTTGATGATCACCACCGTTTTGCAAGGCGTTTGAGGCTGTGAGGGAAAGTGACACATCAGGCAAAGCAAGAGAGAGGTTGAGAATCTCTAATTTTGGCTTCTTCTCCCTATTACTCTCTCTCTCAACAACTTCCTCAAGGGATCTCTTTGAAGAATCTTCTCTTGGCTCACTCAGGCTGAGGAAATCTCTTTCCACCCATTTCCCATCTTGATATGAATTCTCACATACCACAACCTCTTTACCTTTGTGGCTCATTTTCTCCAACAAGCTTTTACCAGGAATCTCTTTCTCAGCAAGATTGAATTTTGGGTTGTCACAAAGGTAGCTGAGGGTCAACTCTTGCAACCCTGAGCTGCCACCACAACCACCCACTTCTGATGAATCCCTCAGAAATTCAACACCTTTTTCATCTGGGTACTCCTTGTTGGCCTCAAAATTGTGCCTTGAAAGCTTGCTCCTGGAGTTCTCACCTTCAAAGTCAGCAGAACGATCTTTACTTCCAATCATGGCCAGAGAggaaggagagaaagagagagagaggagacaaaGAAGGTTGAGACTTAAGAGGGGCAATTCAGAAAATAAAGGGAGAATCAGaggttattttttctttttattctgaGCATTGGTTTTGGTTTGGGATAGTCTGCAAGCAACGGCCGGAATGTGATTATTTTTTCAAGTGTTCACACTGTGGGGGTGTAATAAAAACGGTGATATAGGGAATGCATTTCTGGATGTGTGAGATTACAGTCTTAACCCTTGAAAGTGAAGAGAATTACTCTCAAAtgtacctctttttttttttcttttctttttctttaactgCAACTTTAATTTTCCCTATCAAACAGCCCAGCTCTCAAATGTGTCGAAGTGGTCGTTCAGTCACTGACCTTAGTAAGTATTAAAATTAAGCtttaattctaataaaaaatactaaaattaattaagaaactacatctaatttttttatgtattattttattttatgataaaatcaacataagttttttacaaagatatttataaatataaagttGATTAAGAAAGTGAATTTGTGCCCGGATTCATTaagaaaagtttttattttgagttttgtgaatgaaaaaaatatataattagaaaaaaaaattattaaagatgactaattaaatgttttgataaaaattaatcataaacaaaagtattaaatattttacatcaataatataatagaaaacatttaattatatttttagttcataGATAAGTTATTCAAAGTATaactttaagaaaattatttttttatttttattatttattttcttggaaTATAATCAgtctatataataaatttgttgatttctatattaacatattaaaaattatactattaatgatttataattacataataatgaaaaaatattatacattgtTGATACGTcactattaaattataagaaattttaatgatatttttttcttctaaaactcTTTCTATAATTAGtagttaaaattgaaatttattaaaaattactatttttgataaaattcacttttttatttaattatcatgtaAATACTGTTGCGatacaaatttaaattgaactAGTATTAAAAGATGTGAAAGGGTTCAAATTTATTAAGATTGAATAAGATgtttaagttattataaaattttaaaaataatttaactcacGAGATTATTGCAGGGGGGACAAGCCGCCGGCAGGCTCACAAATGAACAACGGAAAATGGCACGTTGCTTCCTTTCGTTTCAAAGTTAAATGTTGGCCAAAGCTGTGTGTCGCTTTTGGTATGCAAACTCGGCTGAATGGATCCAAATGGAAAAATAATAAGACAATAAATTCCCCCGTAAATATACAACACGGCGATACATTTAATGTACTACAAACAAAAAGTCAATGTTCTGAAAGTGAAAAtgctccccttttttttttctcctcattTTCCTTCCAAATTTTGTAAAGGGTAAATCATAAATGTATAGTGTATACAGTCAAATTCGaaagaggattttttttttttaaagtagaaAGATGATACTTAAAACTTTTctctttaaataataattattttttgtcataaGTGATCAGACATGAATAAATGATATGATAGAGGTCCATTTATACATTGAAtaacaagtttatttatttggatatttttatttttcataactgAATAGCAAGTTTACCGTATACTGTATAGaacttttttaaatcaaaataaaatatataaaataaaaataatgtgttatatatttttttataaataatatgttaGTGCTCTTATTATATTTGACAAGACTTGTTTAATGTGATGCTCTTTGGTGAGTCTCTCCATAAATTATGATGGAGGTATATCTAAAGATACTTTATGTTCAAGTTTAAGGCATAAAAGTatgcaaataaaaatttgtgagttaaaattagaattatttAACTAAGGGAACGTATTGGATTAGGatttcaaagaatttaaaatatatatatatatatatatatatatatatatatatatatatagtcaagTGATATTCAATCagaatttttaaatgatataaataagtttttggGTATTTAATTAAGACTTTTATGATTTGTTAAGGAATACAGCAAAATTTAGTGGtgtttaattaagattttttataatttaaaaaaattattttcgatattcaaaaatatacaaattttgattgattattttttaagatggaTTGAATTTTATCTaactttatgtataaaatatcTATCAAACAATCTCACCCAAACCCTTAAGATTTTGCTAgactattttgttattttttatattagttatcatactttctttttttctcgcatcacatatgttttcttttctctttaataCTCAACATGCAAAACGAGATCTACTCAATGGAAAGTGATATTAAACAATTGGCAAAAAAAGAATATTCTTTAATATGTGTGTCATATATGTTTCTcttattcttttataataaaaaaaatatcaaatatactcTTTCAATTTATACTTTTTCGTTTGCTTTCTAAAttaaaggttaaattactcatttagttCTTAAAGTTTCACGATTCGTacctttttagttcttataatttaaaagtggtttttttagtctctataacttatattttaattctcttttagttcctatagtttaaaagtaagatttttagtctctataatttgtattttaattacattttagtcttcactacaaaaaaatatgtaaaaataattagctacaaattagttataaactatgaactatttttttattataaattattttgcgATGAAATAGTTACGAATTACTTGCtaatatattttgtagttaGTTGTAATggataatattattcatatttttatggtaaagactaaaagagaattaaaatataaagtatagggATAAAAAAGACCACATTAAAACGaattaaaatgcaaattataaagactaaaaaaactactttcaaacaagagaattaaaatataaatgatgaaccaaatgaataattaaacataaattaaattaatgtttgtcttATGTGTCAATgtcaatcatgtttttcttATACTTATTATGTCCATACCCTATTCGACATACTATTTTCATAAGTGTCACCCTTAATTTTATAATCCTTATAACTCAGTAACCTTCCTACAAATTTTTCACTCTCATCATCCCCTTCTAGTATAGACTTATTATTGTTCCTCATTTAACACATGTTATTAGATTTATTATGAAATAGTTGTTGTAattgaaaagaataataatgtatatttttaaattcattgtTCAAATCTAAAAGCGAGAATGATAATATGTTATTCTAAGAATGATTAGTATTGAAGGACTTAAAGTTATAAACAATTTAGCTATTAAacgattaaaaaaattgtattggttttacttcttttttttatccaaacctccttatttttattacttttttcacCATCTCTTGTAATTTTAAATGTGTTTCTAAAAATTCACCGAGTGCTcttaaatcttataaatctataaaGTCCTTCCAAATCTTTTAAATTCTTATGAtataaatccattaaaattcaaactatCTTGAAAGTCTTGTAAATAAATCTGATAAGTCATAACATTCTTACACAATCTTTAAAATCTACAAGACTTTTTTATgctaaaatagtattttaaaatcCCAATTCAATACACTCCTTAAGTCTCAATGGTctcttatataagaaaaaaaattgattatctaATCTTAATATTCTCCTTTAAGATAATGTAAATAGAAAAGGATAAGATAGATATCTTTTCTTTCCtctaataaaagatattttatgatattaaaattatatctttatCTTGTGACTAAGGTataaattttttctcttaatttatttaaatgtccTAGATATTCAGGATTTGAGTAGTCAACTTGGTTGATAACTTGGGTTATCGGGTTCAAGtaaaatagttatattttattttattgtattataataaattaaataaatgaaacttctaaaattgagaataaaattattaaaatgaattattgaATCGATATATATTATCCATATTTATATAatctatcaaaattttaaaatcaaattcaaattaagaTTCATTGATGTTATCATAGTTTATATggataagaaatatattttaatttgatatagtatattaagattcaaaattaaaaactgaaaataaattgAAGCAATATTGTttgaaagaaatataaattttaaaaaaagtaaaactaaatACTCATTTATGACATATgacctaataaaaaaaagaacataattcCTAAAATACTCTTATTTAAAAGTAAAGATTCAAATCTATATATAGTGGTAAGCAATTATATGTacacaagaaaaaaagagtAATCAAATCAAGtcaaaagaaaagtaaatattgtcattagtaagtcaatatttttcataactactttgatatatatatatatatatatatatatatataaatgtttatttatttaattaataatataatgagtttgattgtatatataactaaactttttttaacTAGGAAAAGAAAATCTGAATTGTTGGAGTACAggtgtgaggtgaagtctcacatcttataagaatgaaaaagtTTAACACTATATAAGTGAAAACAAAACTCATAATTTAGAGCATTAAGATTTTTGGTTAAAGTACAGTGTCAAATTCACTTATGTGATTTGTGTCGAAAATCGTGAAAGAGACTCATACTTGAAGGAAAATTTGTTAAAGTACAAGTATGTGGAAGAGACTCATACTTAAGGATAAATTGTTAGAGTACAAGTGTATGGAAGAGACTTATACTTGATGAACTAATGTGATTTGGTGTTGTAAATGTTATTGAATACTTCGGTTTCTTTGGACCATTCTCTCATTGTTGTAGCTTCACCCAACACTTGTGGCCACTCAACCATCCAATGACTTATTGTTGTGTTGTTAGTGTCgatcttgagattttttgtgttcggcataatttttaaaatattgttggttttgcaattttttgttatcaaactctttaataattcatttataGTCAAGATTATTTAAAGCACCAATAACATCAATATTTAGTATTATTctataatttgttattaataataacataaatatttaataattggtACTTATGTGATTTGTGTCaaatgatttttcattttatctaaTTATACATTCTTCGtacatttaattttgattaattaataaacataaatattcTTGCATTAATGCATTGGCATATTTGACCAAGccatttaaaaaagtaaaaaagaaagcattatGGCCACATACTAGGTTCGATACACGTACACCTCATCCATGACCCAGTCCCAGGTCCAGTTCAACTCAGGATCAAGTCTACATCAACAGCAAAGGCCCCTATTTCCGGCCTATGAATAAAGGATATACCCAATCCCATGGCGttctattctttttattttagatttttttttctattgtggTTAGACTTATGTTGTATTTggtttaaatgataaaaataaaattttaaattaaaatagagtgTAAAATGTGTAAAATTCAACTGagatttacataatttttcttttcttttccttgacCAAACACCATCTTAATTAAGGATTAAGGAGTATTTGTTTAGGATTAGTTAATGCTCTGTTGGGATAATGAGAgattttgaaaggaaaaaaaaagtagaatagaaagaagaagaaaaaagaataagtaaaaaatgaatagttttttaagttgtttccattgataaaagtgagaaaaaaagtaaagagaaagaaaaaggaatatatatgttaaagacatatttgttcttaataacatatttttatagtacaaaacaaaagagtatatgtattatttttccataattaatttatttttgcttttctcTTTCACAGATATAATCAcatttaaagagattttttaacATGGGTCTCACCATTCATTTTTTCCCTTCTCacacttctcttttttctcaaaCAACTAAAACCTTTGTTTTCTATCATAATTTTCTTGATTACTTCTCTCTCCTCAAGATCTACTCAAACAAACAATGcctaagagaaaaataaaggagAGATAATCAAGTCGGATGAACAATGTTTACTTTCATTATTAGATAAAACATGAGAAGTGATCGATAGGAAAAAAGAATAATGAGATAAACTAGAAAATTGAActatttctttaataaaaagattttacttaaaaaaatgaaattatgtttttcctatatatttttcatacaaaataatacaagaattatatattttttataatgataaaaatgtttttataatgACTTTTCTATTCAATTAAATAAGTTaagagaaaaatttaaatttttccttcttttttattttcttaaactaAATGTGATGATAATAGACACTTTATCACCCACTCTTATCTTGTTCTACTTGCCCAATGTCCATCTATATATTCAACTAAGTAACGAAGCACAAACACTAATTTTTATACCtttagtttaaaggaagagaggataaaatttttaatgaaaagaaaataaaacaagagaTTTTA from Glycine soja cultivar W05 chromosome 8, ASM419377v2, whole genome shotgun sequence includes:
- the LOC114421552 gene encoding protein OBERON 3-like isoform X2; translation: MIGSKDRSADFEGENSRSKLSRHNFEANKEYPDEKGVEFLRDSSEVGGCGGSSGLQELTLSYLCDNPKFNLAEKEIPGKSLLEKMSHKGKEVVVCENSYQDGKWVERDFLSLSEPREDSSKRSLEEVVERESNREKKPKLEILNLSLALPDVSLSLTASNALQNGGDHQQQVRTNPCRPSSTTHTSYSNDYTAASLSYSYSHPFSHNPSCSLTHNSTDMFDYSVSKDDQIWNCGEGTNGSVHSRFKPIRDGLVGLSNHGGGGGISSFMQELPARPRFEAQSGDSRGRNSENLRVLDDGKARKISRPERIVREIVSESIPVMTLTIQELTDDVIASTKEYLRNLIEKPEKKEELVSLQSRLERRSDLTKESLSKCHKVQLEVLVAVKMGLASFLSSQIQLSEMVEVFLFKRCRNVTCKHLLPVDDCDCKICSGNKGFCSSCMCPVCLNFDCASNTCSWIGCDVCSHWCHATCGIQRNLIKPGPSLKGPSGTSEMQFHCIGCGHASEMFGFVKDVFMCCAKDWGLETLMKELDCVRKIFMGSEDRKGKELHVKTDDMLLKLQTRMISPSDASSYIMQYFSYADSMPDFPASGISSKDLSASQSNLTKDTPSLSKPNSLLPKYGYDMGYSRSHPDAMSCDLLQKDLKASILSELKNEADFHLGALLRKGGLESLESIVRIKEAEARMFQTKADEARREAEGFQRMIRTKTAQMEEEYAEKLSKLCLHETEETQRKKLDELKVLENSYFDYYKMKKRMQDEIDGLLRRMEATKQQWV
- the LOC114421552 gene encoding protein OBERON 3-like isoform X1, with product MIGSKDRSADFEGENSRSKLSRHNFEANKEYPDEKGVEFLRDSSEVGGCGGSSGLQELTLSYLCDNPKFNLAEKEIPGKSLLEKMSHKGKEVVVCENSYQDGKWVERDFLSLSEPREDSSKRSLEEVVERESNREKKPKLEILNLSLALPDVSLSLTASNALQNGGDHQQQVRTNPCRPSSTTHTSYSNDYTAASLSYSYSHPFSHNPSCSLTHNSTDMFDYSVSKDDQIWNCGEGTNGSVHSRFKPIRDGLVGLSNHGGGGGISSFMQGNNNSQYKTTTSSDNHSFFPSELPARPRFEAQSGDSRGRNSENLRVLDDGKARKISRPERIVREIVSESIPVMTLTIQELTDDVIASTKEYLRNLIEKPEKKEELVSLQSRLERRSDLTKESLSKCHKVQLEVLVAVKMGLASFLSSQIQLSEMVEVFLFKRCRNVTCKHLLPVDDCDCKICSGNKGFCSSCMCPVCLNFDCASNTCSWIGCDVCSHWCHATCGIQRNLIKPGPSLKGPSGTSEMQFHCIGCGHASEMFGFVKDVFMCCAKDWGLETLMKELDCVRKIFMGSEDRKGKELHVKTDDMLLKLQTRMISPSDASSYIMQYFSYADSMPDFPASGISSKDLSASQSNLTKDTPSLSKPNSLLPKYGYDMGYSRSHPDAMSCDLLQKDLKASILSELKNEADFHLGALLRKGGLESLESIVRIKEAEARMFQTKADEARREAEGFQRMIRTKTAQMEEEYAEKLSKLCLHETEETQRKKLDELKVLENSYFDYYKMKKRMQDEIDGLLRRMEATKQQWV